One Chryseobacterium sp. StRB126 genomic region harbors:
- a CDS encoding AI-2E family transporter, translating to MNFLRLPFLVKLTLVVISIIGIGYLLALGQTILAPFFFAFLMAMLFLPAATFMEKTLRFPRSVSTMTSVFIMLIILAGIIYFFTNQLSDFSKDLPHLREQLTTVFNNAQHWVSKTFNVKVDEQVDYINQALNKLLSSSGAILGFTFGIFSTGFGFIIFFTLFFIFILNYRRLLNNFIITVFKERHKSRVQDAVNEIRIMTKKYIFGLCLQVIIVSILTSIVLTVLGVKYAILLAVLTGLLNVIPYLGIFTSLLISCFIAFATGSPSTCIYVAIGYIGIHAIDGNIVLPFVVGSRVKINALFSFIGILLGEHLWGIAGMFLCIPAIAIIKIICEKVEDLRPWGKLLGEEEKPNKKKKSYKISKNITLKEMD from the coding sequence TTACCCTTGTTGTTATCTCGATTATTGGGATCGGGTATCTTTTAGCATTGGGCCAGACCATTTTAGCCCCTTTTTTCTTTGCATTCCTGATGGCTATGCTGTTTTTACCGGCAGCCACTTTTATGGAAAAAACACTAAGATTTCCGAGATCTGTATCAACAATGACTTCCGTATTCATTATGTTGATAATTTTAGCAGGAATCATTTACTTTTTCACCAATCAGCTATCTGATTTCAGCAAGGATCTTCCTCATCTGAGAGAGCAGCTTACTACCGTTTTTAACAATGCCCAACATTGGGTTTCCAAAACTTTCAATGTAAAGGTAGATGAGCAGGTAGATTACATCAACCAGGCACTGAATAAGCTTTTATCTTCTTCCGGTGCCATTTTAGGTTTTACATTCGGGATTTTTTCAACAGGATTTGGGTTTATCATATTCTTTACTCTATTTTTCATCTTTATCTTAAATTACAGAAGACTGTTGAATAACTTTATTATTACTGTATTTAAAGAAAGACATAAATCAAGGGTTCAAGATGCTGTGAATGAAATTCGTATCATGACCAAGAAATACATCTTCGGACTTTGTCTTCAGGTTATTATTGTATCTATCCTAACCTCTATTGTACTTACCGTTTTAGGCGTAAAATATGCTATCCTTTTAGCGGTTTTAACAGGGTTATTAAATGTAATTCCCTATTTGGGTATTTTCACATCGCTACTGATCTCCTGTTTTATCGCATTTGCTACTGGCAGCCCTTCAACATGTATTTATGTAGCCATCGGATATATTGGCATTCATGCCATAGATGGAAATATTGTACTTCCATTTGTTGTAGGTTCCAGAGTGAAAATCAATGCTTTATTTTCTTTCATAGGCATTCTTTTAGGAGAACACCTTTGGGGAATTGCCGGAATGTTCCTTTGTATTCCCGCCATTGCCATTATTAAGATTATCTGCGAAAAAGTTGAAGATTTAAGACCTTGGGGAAAACTACTTGGAGAAGAAGAAAAACCTAACAAAAAGAAGAAAAGCTATAAGATTTCAAAAAATATCACTTTGAAAGAAATGGACTGA
- a CDS encoding bacteriocin-like protein: protein MLKNLKKLNRTNLREIQGGVGIGKCDIGPIGCPCKIPPGDPCLGGTGGGGQDYGYCPDIQSNILCTETCPNGMHPYCALP, encoded by the coding sequence ATGTTGAAAAATCTTAAAAAACTAAATCGAACAAACTTAAGAGAAATCCAGGGTGGAGTTGGTATTGGAAAATGTGATATTGGCCCTATAGGATGCCCATGTAAAATTCCACCTGGTGATCCTTGTTTAGGAGGTACTGGTGGTGGAGGGCAGGACTATGGATACTGTCCGGATATACAGTCTAATATTCTTTGTACAGAAACCTGTCCAAATGGAATGCACCCATATTGCGCTTTACCATAA
- a CDS encoding MauE/DoxX family redox-associated membrane protein translates to MKIIKFIICILFGVMFINAGLDKFFHYNPVPPLTDAQMKIYAAFGEIGWLLPLVGTVEVIGGLLFIFPKTRALGAIIILPVLTGILIHNVYRDPSTTGICISGILFLINIWILIDNREKYKNLVG, encoded by the coding sequence ATGAAAATCATCAAATTTATCATCTGTATTTTATTTGGGGTTATGTTTATTAATGCGGGATTAGACAAGTTCTTTCATTACAACCCGGTTCCTCCACTCACCGATGCACAAATGAAAATATACGCAGCATTTGGAGAAATAGGATGGCTATTGCCACTCGTAGGAACTGTAGAAGTAATTGGCGGCCTTTTATTTATCTTTCCAAAAACAAGAGCATTAGGAGCCATCATTATTCTGCCAGTTTTAACAGGAATTTTGATTCATAACGTATACAGAGATCCCTCCACCACTGGTATTTGTATTTCCGGCATTCTATTTCTGATTAATATCTGGATATTAATTGATAACCGAGAGAAATATAAAAATCTGGTTGGATAG
- a CDS encoding acyl-CoA dehydrogenase family protein, translating into MSNTFSKIRNAIGLFTSIDFEQLSAISQKVDLPKLMHNFSKLDDKQLSGLMKMLDPDKKKKELPPIDGDFYDIYHTLSPEQREIQLKVKAFMEKEIKPLVNHYWLRDEFPFELIPKFQKLDICGVTYEGYGCPGMPFLMEGVIAMEMARIDASIATFFGVQSGLAMGSIYICGSEEQKQKWLPQMQKFEKIGAFGLTEPEVGSGAAGGLTVTCKKTDEGWVLNGQKKWIGNATFADLVIIWARDLDSGEVKGFIVEKDNPGYSVEKIKGKMALRIVQNGLITLKDCLVTEENRLQNANSFKDTGKVLRMTRAGVAWMATGCARGAYESALAYTRTREQFGKPIASFQMIQGHLVEMLSNLTAMQTMVFRLSEMQDEGILKDEHASLAKVFCTLRTRDIVSRAREVMGGNGILLEYDVARFVADAEAIYSYEGTKEINSLIVGRSITGFSAFI; encoded by the coding sequence ATGTCAAATACCTTTTCTAAAATCAGAAATGCAATAGGGCTATTTACGTCCATAGATTTTGAGCAGCTAAGTGCTATTTCACAAAAAGTAGATTTGCCCAAATTGATGCATAATTTTTCAAAGCTTGATGATAAACAACTCTCAGGGCTCATGAAAATGCTTGATCCTGATAAGAAAAAGAAAGAACTTCCTCCCATTGATGGTGATTTTTATGATATCTACCATACTTTATCTCCTGAACAGCGGGAAATCCAGCTGAAAGTAAAAGCCTTTATGGAGAAAGAAATAAAACCTTTGGTCAACCATTACTGGCTTAGAGATGAATTCCCTTTTGAATTGATTCCAAAATTTCAAAAGCTGGATATTTGCGGAGTAACCTATGAAGGATATGGCTGTCCGGGAATGCCTTTTCTGATGGAAGGGGTTATTGCTATGGAAATGGCAAGAATTGATGCCTCTATTGCTACCTTTTTTGGAGTGCAGTCAGGATTAGCAATGGGTTCTATCTATATCTGTGGTTCAGAAGAACAAAAACAGAAATGGCTTCCGCAGATGCAGAAGTTTGAAAAAATAGGAGCCTTTGGACTTACCGAGCCGGAAGTAGGCTCCGGAGCTGCGGGCGGACTTACCGTTACTTGTAAGAAAACGGATGAAGGCTGGGTTTTAAACGGTCAGAAAAAATGGATAGGAAACGCCACCTTTGCAGATCTTGTTATTATCTGGGCAAGAGATTTAGATAGCGGTGAAGTAAAAGGATTTATTGTTGAAAAAGACAATCCGGGATATTCTGTAGAGAAAATCAAAGGAAAAATGGCTTTGAGAATAGTCCAGAACGGATTAATTACCCTTAAAGACTGTCTGGTTACAGAAGAAAACCGCCTGCAGAACGCTAATTCATTTAAAGATACAGGAAAAGTGCTGAGAATGACAAGGGCAGGAGTAGCCTGGATGGCAACCGGATGTGCAAGAGGAGCTTATGAAAGCGCTTTGGCATATACCCGAACAAGAGAACAGTTTGGAAAACCGATTGCTTCCTTTCAGATGATTCAGGGGCATTTGGTGGAAATGTTATCCAATCTTACTGCTATGCAGACTATGGTTTTCAGGTTGTCTGAAATGCAGGATGAGGGGATTTTAAAGGATGAACATGCTTCATTGGCTAAGGTTTTCTGTACATTAAGAACCCGGGATATTGTTTCCAGAGCGAGAGAAGTGATGGGCGGAAATGGTATTCTTCTGGAATATGATGTTGCCCGTTTTGTCGCAGATGCCGAAGCTATTTATTCTTATGAAGGAACAAAAGAAATTAACTCGCTCATTGTAGGACGATCAATTACCGGATTTAGCGCTTTTATATAA
- a CDS encoding DUF4349 domain-containing protein, translating into MKTNYITLSLSAVLLLGIYSCKKVEATSSELKDYEASTDSAAVVADSVSSVASMEVKDKKFIKTADVNMEVKDVYNATIAIEKSAQDLGGFVTKSNLQSNVVYEDTYNTSDTEAMLIKKYKTENTMQVRVPTEKLGEFLTFINTNKLFLNSRTINAEDVTANIKYSELEAKRNQKTSENIDKIKTNKDKVSLDDNNMSEGNLQKLNTMSMADNLKYSTIDIYIKEPKLRIAEIAVTNTDSIDNKYKYNFIYDAKDGFVYGFYLIQRIIVGLINIWPIVLIAAGVVYLLRKRKAKRPELPKPSEQNS; encoded by the coding sequence ATGAAAACGAATTACATTACATTATCATTATCTGCTGTTCTTTTACTGGGAATTTATTCATGTAAAAAAGTAGAAGCTACCAGCAGCGAACTTAAAGACTATGAAGCATCAACAGATTCTGCTGCCGTTGTAGCAGACAGTGTTTCATCCGTTGCCAGCATGGAAGTTAAGGATAAAAAATTCATCAAAACGGCAGATGTCAACATGGAAGTAAAGGATGTTTACAATGCTACAATTGCGATTGAAAAATCGGCACAGGATCTTGGAGGTTTTGTTACCAAAAGCAATCTTCAGAGCAATGTTGTTTATGAAGACACTTACAATACTTCTGACACTGAAGCCATGCTCATCAAAAAGTACAAGACTGAAAACACAATGCAGGTGCGTGTACCCACTGAAAAACTTGGTGAATTTCTAACGTTCATCAATACCAACAAGTTATTTCTTAATTCGAGAACCATCAATGCGGAAGATGTTACTGCTAATATTAAATATTCTGAACTGGAAGCGAAAAGAAACCAAAAGACTTCAGAAAATATTGACAAGATAAAAACCAACAAAGACAAAGTATCCTTAGATGACAATAATATGTCTGAAGGAAATCTTCAAAAACTGAATACCATGAGTATGGCCGACAACCTGAAATACAGCACAATTGACATCTACATCAAAGAGCCAAAACTGCGCATTGCTGAAATTGCTGTAACCAATACAGACAGCATTGATAATAAATATAAATACAACTTTATATATGATGCAAAAGACGGTTTTGTTTATGGGTTTTATCTGATTCAGAGAATAATCGTAGGTCTTATCAATATCTGGCCCATTGTATTAATTGCAGCCGGAGTGGTTTATTTGTTAAGAAAAAGAAAAGCAAAAAGGCCTGAACTTCCTAAACCTTCGGAACAGAACTCCTAA
- a CDS encoding TraB/GumN family protein, translating to MKNLIKLGFAALLSIHFTTATAQNKNTGNENSLLWEISGNGLSKPSYITGTFHILCSKDFEIKPKVLKALDKSENFVMEINYTDPSEMTDLQKMYQNDKKISDQLSPNEAKELDKILADYGTNLEKTNNSSPQALYALLSMKAIPCPQTEMKMYEIELLQNAIKGKKNIKGLEKVNDQMKSINNAYDLKATIAQLKLGKEYETLFKSMIAAFKNEDAQSLYTLFKDERFMNAKQEKAMLTDRNKNWVEIIPEMMRAGSSFFAVGGSHLMGENGVIPLLQSKGYTVKPVHSL from the coding sequence ATGAAAAATTTAATAAAACTTGGATTCGCAGCATTACTGTCAATACATTTCACAACAGCAACTGCACAGAATAAGAACACAGGAAATGAAAACAGCCTGCTTTGGGAAATATCCGGAAACGGACTTTCTAAACCCTCTTATATTACCGGAACTTTTCATATCTTATGCAGTAAAGATTTTGAAATAAAACCTAAAGTACTGAAAGCACTAGATAAATCAGAAAACTTTGTCATGGAAATCAATTATACAGATCCCAGCGAAATGACTGACTTACAAAAAATGTATCAGAACGATAAGAAAATATCCGATCAGCTTTCACCCAATGAAGCTAAAGAATTGGATAAAATTCTTGCAGATTATGGGACAAATCTGGAAAAAACAAATAACTCCAGTCCTCAGGCTCTTTACGCACTTCTTAGTATGAAAGCGATCCCATGTCCTCAAACTGAAATGAAGATGTATGAGATCGAGCTTCTTCAGAATGCTATTAAAGGAAAAAAGAATATCAAAGGTTTGGAGAAAGTAAATGATCAGATGAAATCAATCAATAATGCTTATGATCTCAAAGCTACCATTGCCCAGTTAAAATTAGGTAAAGAATATGAAACATTATTTAAAAGTATGATCGCAGCTTTTAAAAATGAAGATGCTCAGTCATTATACACTCTTTTTAAGGATGAAAGATTTATGAATGCTAAGCAGGAAAAAGCGATGCTTACAGACAGAAATAAAAACTGGGTAGAAATAATTCCAGAAATGATGAGGGCCGGAAGTTCATTTTTCGCAGTAGGAGGATCCCATTTAATGGGAGAAAACGGAGTTATCCCACTTTTACAGTCAAAAGGATATACAGTAAAACCCGTACATAGCCTATAA